One stretch of Amblyraja radiata isolate CabotCenter1 chromosome 9, sAmbRad1.1.pri, whole genome shotgun sequence DNA includes these proteins:
- the exd2 gene encoding exonuclease 3'-5' domain-containing protein 2 isoform X1: MSRPQALTLTAATLLGTAVGCLYLWRIFRSPKGKWALTIQNGEAVKGQERTSPSGGQEACHLTSTNDSLNPSPLVRKILAGCVFIVESEVDWEQAWPLLRTELDHYPVIGIDCEWVSVKGKANPVSLLQIASYTGSCFLIRIPQMTKSSCLLPKTLLRILGDDNILKVGVEAFEDGCRLLRDYCVTVKGCLDVRFLVTHQRKDHLTCSLSLKSLAQDIINFTLDKSLHLRCSNWEAEELSNEQVNYAAHDAQVSVALFFHLLGFSCTSQEDATSYRCEPSWEQVLARCQGLLDIPFKSKMGGGGGGEVGTGETNSQQKRRNKRLGASPKLPSDVTTSDPRKTQRKPLGVGYSARKSPLYDNCFLHAPDGQPLCTCDRKKAQWYIDKGIGELTSTEPFIVKLKFEPSGRPESQQDYYLITKENLCVVCGKRESYISGLSSFRKNVVPHEYRKHFPVQMKDHNSHDVLLLCTACHAASNCYDNILKQQLAQDFNAPIGCEESVRLLEDPARRQVRSGARALLHADSLPDSRRDELQYTLKAFFNVETLTDELLEEGAALETRIFNENHIPHGLKVTQSCAIGRLRALMSLEKRWRQHFLDYMQPQHLPPLWSVDHNHKKLLSKYGEDLTVELT; the protein is encoded by the exons ATGTCTCGGCCACAAGCCCTAACACTGACTGCGGCCACGCTACTGGGTACAGCTGTAGGCTGCCTTTACTTGTGGAGGATCTTCAGAAGCCCCAAAGGGAAGTGGGCTCTAACTattcagaatggagaggctgtGAAGGGACAAGAAAGGACCTCACCAAGCGGTGGACAGGAGGCCTGCCATCTAACAAGCACAAATGATTCCTTAAATCCCAGCCCACTGGTGAGGAAGATACTGGCAGGATGTGTCTTCATAGTGGAGTCAGAAGTGGATTGGGAACAAGCATGGCCACTGTTGAGGACTGAATTGGACCATTATCCTGTGATTGGGATTgactgtgagtgg GTTTCTGTGAAGGGTAAGGCAAACCCTGTGTCTCTCCTTCAGATTGCCTCCTACACTGGGTCCTGCTTTCTCATCCGCATACCACAGATGACCAAGAGTAGTTGTTTGTTGCCAAAGACTTTACTGCGCATACTTGGGGACGACAATATACTGAAGGTTGGCGTTGAGGCCTTTGAAGATGGCTGCAGGTTGCTTCGTGATTACTGTGTCACAGTTAAGGGCTGCTTGGATGTGCGATTTTTGGTCACCCACCAGAG gaaggatcatTTGACTTGTTCCCTCAGCTTGAAGTCCTTGGCTCAAGATATCATAAATTTTACCCTTGACAAGTCTCTCCATCTGCGATGTAGCAATTGGGAGGCAGAAGAACTCTCAAACGAGCAG GTAAACTATGCTGCACATGATGCCCAGGTGTCTGTGGCTCTCTTCTTTCACCTACTGGGATTCAGCTGCACATCACAAGAAGATGCCACCTCGTATCGGTGTGAACCTAGCTGGGAGCAGGTACTGGCAAGGTGCCAAGGCCTGCTTGATATCCCATTTAAGAGCAAgatgggtggaggtggtggaggggaagTGGGAACCGGCGAAACAAACTCTCAGCAGAAACGCCGAAACAAGAGGCTTGGAGCCAGTCCGAAATTGCCGTCGGATGTGACTACCTCAGACCCAAGAAAAACACAGCGCAAACCCCTTGGGGTTGGATATTCTGCCAG GAAATCGCCACTATATGACAACTGTTTCCTCCACGCCCCagatggacaacctctctgcacctgcgacAGGAAGAAGGCTCAGTGGTACATAGACAAGGGCATTGGGG AGCTTaccagcacagagccttttatTGTGAAGTTGAAGTTTGAGCCTTCAGGAAGACCGGAGTCTCAGCAAGACTATTACCTGATAACCAAGGAGAATCTGTGTGTCGTATGCGGCAAAAGAGAGTCTTACATCAG TGGTTTGTCTTCCTTTAGGAAGAATGTTGTGCCCCATGAATACCGCAAGCACTTTCCAGTTCAGATGAAAGACCACAATTCTCATGACGTTCTCCTCCTGTGCACTGCCTGCCACGCTGCTTCAAACTGTTACGACAACATCCTAAAGCAGCAACTGGCCCAGGACTTCAACGCGCCTATCGGTTGCGAAGAGAGCGTCCGGTTACTGGAGGACCCAGCCCGCAGGCAGGTGCGATCCGGAGCCCGGGCCTTGCTGCATGCCGACAGCCTTCCTGACTCTCGGAGAGATGAACTGCAATATACCCTAAAGGCCTTCTTTAATGTGGAGACATTGACTGATGAGTTGCTTGAAGAAGGAGCAGCACTAGAAACCAG GATATTCAACGAGAACCATATCCCCCACGGTCTGAAGGTGACACAGTCCTGTGCAATTGGCAGGCTCCGAGCCTTGATGTCTTTGGAGAAACGCTGGCGACAGCACTTCCTGGACTACATGCAGCCCCAGCACCTTCCACCCTTGTGGTCTGTGGACCACAATCACAAAAAGCTCCTCAGCAAGTATGGAGAAGATTTAACGGTTGAGCTGACGTGA
- the exd2 gene encoding exonuclease 3'-5' domain-containing protein 2 isoform X2: MSRPQALTLTAATLLGTAVGCLYLWRIFRSPKGKWALTIQNGEAVKGQERTSPSGGQEACHLTSTNDSLNPSPLVRKILAGCVFIVESEVDWEQAWPLLRTELDHYPVIGIDCEWVSVKGKANPVSLLQIASYTGSCFLIRIPQMTKSSCLLPKTLLRILGDDNILKVGVEAFEDGCRLLRDYCVTVKGCLDVRFLVTHQRKDHLTCSLSLKSLAQDIINFTLDKSLHLRCSNWEAEELSNEQVNYAAHDAQVSVALFFHLLGFSCTSQEDATSYRCEPSWEQVLARCQGLLDIPFKSKMGGGGGGEVGTGETNSQQKRRNKRLGASPKLPSDVTTSDPRKTQRKPLGVGYSARKSPLYDNCFLHAPDGQPLCTCDRKKAQWYIDKGIGELTSTEPFIVKLKFEPSGRPESQQDYYLITKENLCVVCGKRESYIRKNVVPHEYRKHFPVQMKDHNSHDVLLLCTACHAASNCYDNILKQQLAQDFNAPIGCEESVRLLEDPARRQVRSGARALLHADSLPDSRRDELQYTLKAFFNVETLTDELLEEGAALETRIFNENHIPHGLKVTQSCAIGRLRALMSLEKRWRQHFLDYMQPQHLPPLWSVDHNHKKLLSKYGEDLTVELT, from the exons ATGTCTCGGCCACAAGCCCTAACACTGACTGCGGCCACGCTACTGGGTACAGCTGTAGGCTGCCTTTACTTGTGGAGGATCTTCAGAAGCCCCAAAGGGAAGTGGGCTCTAACTattcagaatggagaggctgtGAAGGGACAAGAAAGGACCTCACCAAGCGGTGGACAGGAGGCCTGCCATCTAACAAGCACAAATGATTCCTTAAATCCCAGCCCACTGGTGAGGAAGATACTGGCAGGATGTGTCTTCATAGTGGAGTCAGAAGTGGATTGGGAACAAGCATGGCCACTGTTGAGGACTGAATTGGACCATTATCCTGTGATTGGGATTgactgtgagtgg GTTTCTGTGAAGGGTAAGGCAAACCCTGTGTCTCTCCTTCAGATTGCCTCCTACACTGGGTCCTGCTTTCTCATCCGCATACCACAGATGACCAAGAGTAGTTGTTTGTTGCCAAAGACTTTACTGCGCATACTTGGGGACGACAATATACTGAAGGTTGGCGTTGAGGCCTTTGAAGATGGCTGCAGGTTGCTTCGTGATTACTGTGTCACAGTTAAGGGCTGCTTGGATGTGCGATTTTTGGTCACCCACCAGAG gaaggatcatTTGACTTGTTCCCTCAGCTTGAAGTCCTTGGCTCAAGATATCATAAATTTTACCCTTGACAAGTCTCTCCATCTGCGATGTAGCAATTGGGAGGCAGAAGAACTCTCAAACGAGCAG GTAAACTATGCTGCACATGATGCCCAGGTGTCTGTGGCTCTCTTCTTTCACCTACTGGGATTCAGCTGCACATCACAAGAAGATGCCACCTCGTATCGGTGTGAACCTAGCTGGGAGCAGGTACTGGCAAGGTGCCAAGGCCTGCTTGATATCCCATTTAAGAGCAAgatgggtggaggtggtggaggggaagTGGGAACCGGCGAAACAAACTCTCAGCAGAAACGCCGAAACAAGAGGCTTGGAGCCAGTCCGAAATTGCCGTCGGATGTGACTACCTCAGACCCAAGAAAAACACAGCGCAAACCCCTTGGGGTTGGATATTCTGCCAG GAAATCGCCACTATATGACAACTGTTTCCTCCACGCCCCagatggacaacctctctgcacctgcgacAGGAAGAAGGCTCAGTGGTACATAGACAAGGGCATTGGGG AGCTTaccagcacagagccttttatTGTGAAGTTGAAGTTTGAGCCTTCAGGAAGACCGGAGTCTCAGCAAGACTATTACCTGATAACCAAGGAGAATCTGTGTGTCGTATGCGGCAAAAGAGAGTCTTACATCAG GAAGAATGTTGTGCCCCATGAATACCGCAAGCACTTTCCAGTTCAGATGAAAGACCACAATTCTCATGACGTTCTCCTCCTGTGCACTGCCTGCCACGCTGCTTCAAACTGTTACGACAACATCCTAAAGCAGCAACTGGCCCAGGACTTCAACGCGCCTATCGGTTGCGAAGAGAGCGTCCGGTTACTGGAGGACCCAGCCCGCAGGCAGGTGCGATCCGGAGCCCGGGCCTTGCTGCATGCCGACAGCCTTCCTGACTCTCGGAGAGATGAACTGCAATATACCCTAAAGGCCTTCTTTAATGTGGAGACATTGACTGATGAGTTGCTTGAAGAAGGAGCAGCACTAGAAACCAG GATATTCAACGAGAACCATATCCCCCACGGTCTGAAGGTGACACAGTCCTGTGCAATTGGCAGGCTCCGAGCCTTGATGTCTTTGGAGAAACGCTGGCGACAGCACTTCCTGGACTACATGCAGCCCCAGCACCTTCCACCCTTGTGGTCTGTGGACCACAATCACAAAAAGCTCCTCAGCAAGTATGGAGAAGATTTAACGGTTGAGCTGACGTGA